The Streptomyces sp. NBC_01268 genome segment AACTGCGTGTACAGGGTGAAGATCCCCGAAGCGCCGAGCCACAGGAGGGCCGCCAGGAGCCCACCCGCAGACCCCCGGCGAAGACCGCGGCCCTGCACCGGGCCCGTCCGGTAGAGGATCAGGATCAGTGCGGTGACGATCACCAGGAGTACCGGCCACCGCAGAAAGGCCATGGCGTCCGTGCCCGGGTAACCGGCGGCCGCGGCGAGCCGGCGGGCCACGGGGCCGGTCGCCACGAGGCTCGCGGCGCCCGCGACGAGCAGGGCCAGCAGCACGCCGGCGGTGAGGACGAGGACGTGAGCCGAGCGCAGCGGCGGCCGCGTGTCGGGCAGGCGGTGCATCGTGTGCAGGGCACGTCGGAAGACCGCCAGATAGCTGGAGGCCGACCACAGGGCGCTCAGGACGCCGCTGACGAGCAGCGGCCACAGGGAGGAGGGTGCCGAGGTGAGGCCCTCCAGGGCCTCCCGGAGCACCTGGGCCGACTCGGGAGGGGCGTACGAGGTGAGGTCGCGGATCAGGCGCCCCCGGGTGTCGGTCCCGGCCAGTCCCACCAGGGAGACCGAGACGAGCAGGGCGGGCACGAGCGCCAGCACCGCGTAGTACGTGAGGGCTGCGGCGAAGTCGGCGATGTTGTCGTCCCAGAGACGCACGGCCGTCTTCCGCAGGTTCGAGCGGGTGCGCCTCATCAGCTCGACGGACCGGTTCCCCTGAGTGCTCCGGTGCGTGCGGAGAGTGTTCGATGTCACGGTGGACTCCTGCCCTGCGTCACCGCTCTCACCCTTCGTACGCGGTGGTGAGTGCCGTCGACGGAGGAGTGAGGACGGCGACAGGGGGCAGCCGCGGAATCGAACCCCTGTCCCTTCGAACGAGGGAGACCCTGATGCAGGGCACACACGAGCCGGAGCTTCCCGACCCCGTTCCCGCGACGCAGGACCCCGTCACGCCGGACCTGCCCGCACGGGGGCCGGAGGCACCGGGCATCCGGATCGCCGCCAGGGAGCACCCACGGACCGGCGACGCCGACGAGGGGGACGAGCCGAAGAAGCATGCCGGGGGACGGGACGAGGACCGCCCGGCCGCCGGCCCGGGCACACCGGCGCCCCAGGAACAGCCCGGCTAGGACGCCCTTCCGGCACCTCCTGCGGCCATCCCCGGCAATACGTCGCTCGACGGTCTACGACTGGCCAGGGAACGGGGCAACCTCCAGTGTCGGGGTGAGCGCATCTGACTCACGGGTTGGTCTCGGACGAGCGTCGGCGGGCGAGAGCGAGGCTTGTCAGCGTCGTGATCGCCATGGCGCCGACGCCGATCAGTGCCGCGGCGGTGTAGGCGCTGTCGTCGGGGAAGAGGCGGCCGGGGCCGGTGCCCGCGGCGAGGATCAGGCCGCCGATGGCGCTGCCCAGGGAGTACCCGACGCTGCGGACCACGTAGTTGAAGCTCATGGCGCTCGATGTCTCGCTCTTGGGCGTGACGGCCAGGATGACGCCGGGCATCGCGGCGGAGAAGCCGCCGACGCCGAAGCCGAGCACGCCCATCGCTGCGAACAGGTCGGCCGGGTTCGACCGGGCCGCCGCGAACAGGGCGAAGCCGGCGCCGACCACGACGGCGCTGCCGGCCAGGAGCAGGGGGTCGGTGATGCGCGTCCGGACCCGCGGCGTGAGCTTGCCGGCGACGAACCCGAGGACCGAGAACGGGATGAGGACCAGCCCGGCGACGAAGGTGGTCAGCCCGAAGCCGTAGCCGGTGCTGTGCGGCGTCTGCGCGTACCGGGTGATGAGGGTGAGCAGGAGGTACATGCCGATCCCGCCGACGAACATGGCGAGGTTCGCCCCGGCGACCGCCGGGTGCCGCAGCGCCCGCACGTCGACCAGGGGCGTCGTGCTGCGCAGCTCGACGACGGCCCAGACGCAGAGCAGCGCCACGGTGACGACGGCGAGGCCCGCCGCCACGGCGAGGTGCCGGCTCCACAGATTCCGTTCGCCGGCGAGGAACAGCACAAGGAGCAGCGCGGCGGCCAGGAGGACCGCACCTGCCACGTCCACGTGGGCGGAGCGGCCTTCGGGGGCCTGGGGCATGGAGCGCCACGCGGTCAGGAGGGCGGCGGCGGTGACGACCAGGCCGAGGCCGTAGGCGGCCCGTACTCCGCCGAGCTCGGCCAGCAGTGCGGCCAACGGGTAGCCGACACCGGCTCCGATGATCGAGACCACCGAGATCAGGGCGATCACAGCCGCGCCGCGCTCCTCGGGGAGGTGGTCCCGGGCCACGCCCATCATCAGCGCCGTCAGCCCGAGCCCGACGCCCTGGGCGGCCCTGCCGGCCAGCAGCCACGCGAACGGCAGCGGCAGTACGGTGAGCGCGCTGCCCGCGACGACGACCGCCAGCGTGGCGAGGATCGTGGTCCGCCGGTGCGGGCCGGCTCCGAGCCGGCCCAGGACCGGTGTGGCGACGGCGCCGCTGAGCAGCGCGATGGTCAGCGTCCACTGCGCGCTGCCGAGCGTGACGTGGAACGAGGTCGCCACACTGGTGATCAGCGGCGTCCCGAGGCTGGCGACCGCGGCCACGACCAGAGCGATGAACATCAGGGCGGGTACCAGCAGCCGCGCCTCGGAACGCGCTACCGGGGGCGCCTTCACCGTGCCCCCGCCCACCGGCTGCCCGGTCACTGCTTCGGCCCTTCGCGGCCCTGACTTTCGAGCTCTGCCAGATGGTTCAGCGCCGGAAGGGCCGCCACCAGCGTCTCGATCTCGTCGCCGGTGAGCTCGCCGATCAACCGCTCGAACGCGTGGACGCCAGCCTGGCGCCGCGTCCGGACGTAGGAGGCGCCGGCCTCGGTCAAGTACACCAACGTGACCCGCTTGTCGGAGGCGTCGCCCCGCCGCTCGACCAGGCCGGACTCTTCCATCACCCGGACCAGGGCGGTCATCGCGGGCTGGGTGACGCCCTCGACCGCGGCCAGATCGGTGATGCGCCGCGGGCCGGTCCGGTCCAGGGTGGCCAGGGTGGCGGCGGACGTCAGGCTCATGTCCCGGGGCAGACGTCTCGTGGCCCTGGTGGCCAGGCTGTAGAGGGCTGCCCCGATGGCGGCGGACGGGCCAGGAGTGGCGTCTTGACGACTCATGCCCGAAGCATAGCAATTTTATATTCATAATTTATGTAAATGAGGACCCGGCTCCCCGTACGTGGCCGGGACCTCTCGTCAGCGGCCGACGGGATGGCAAGATCATCTGTGTTGTCCGTCAATTCAAGGGGGAGACCATGACCGAACAGCCGAAGACAGCCCGCCGTGCGTTGCTCACGGGAGCGGTGGCCGGGCTCGCGGGGACCGCGCTGATATCCGGCGGTGGTACGGCCGCCGCGGCGACCACGGTGGCGGGAACGCCGGATTGGTTCGACGTCAAGGGCCACGGCGCGGTCGGGGACGGTTCCGCGGACGACACCGCTGCCGTCCAGCGCGCGCTCGACGCGGCGGCCGCGGCCGGCGGGGGCACCGTGTACTTCCCCGTCGGGAAGTACCTGGTCAAGCCCACAGGCGGGACCCCTGCTCTGGCCGTGAAGGGCGACGGCATCCGTCTGGCCGGCGCCGGGGCGAAGGCATCCATGCTCATCAAGGGGGGCGACGGCATCCTGCTGCGGATGTCCGGCACGGGAGCCGCCTACTCCACCGGGTCCACCCACCGCCGCTACTGCTCCGTGGAGAACCTCGGCTTCAACGGCAACGGCAAGACCGGTCTGCTGCTGGAGCTCTACTACAACAACAACTCCTACTTCCGCGACGTGTTCATGACCTCGAACAAGGACATGTGCATCGACGCCGTGGAGTTCTGGGACTCCCGCTTCTACAACCTGGTCATCGAGGAATGCACGGGTACCGCCGCCAGCTCGACCCAGCCCAACATCTGGCTGCGCAATGCCTCCTCCGCCACCGAAGGCGCCTGGGGTCACAGCAAGGACAACATCAACCAGATCCACTTCATCGGCTGCCGCCTGGAGGCATTCGGCACGGGCGCGCTGTGGGTCGGCCAGGGGGCCGTCACCACCAACAACCCCAACGGCGTCTACATCACCGACTGCAAGTTCGAGACCTCCCGCATGCAGGGCGGCCCGCACCTGAAGACCGACGCGGGCTGCAGACACGTCTACGCCACCAACATCTACTGCTACGCCGGTGACTTCGCGGCCGGCACCCCGGCCACCGCACGGAACATCATCAGCTGGGCGGCGAGTTCCAGCGCGCTGGAGAACGTGGTCATCGCCAACCGGGACAAGGCCACCGTCAACGCGGGCGTCGCGCTCTACTCGGGTCCGGGCTCCACCGCCGTGCTACGCAACGTCGTCGGGATGTACGCCACCGCGCCCACCGGCACGCACATCTACTACGAGCAGTCCTCGACCGGCGACTTCCGGGTGGAGAACAGCTACGGCACCCTCGGCGCCCAGGCGACCGGAACGATTCCCGTCAAGAACGCGCCGAACCCGCCCCTGCGGCTGGTCCCCGGCCCGGTGACCGACGCATCGTTCACCCGTCAGCCTCTGGACGGCACCATGGCCGTGGACTCCGCGAACAAGAGGCTCTACGTACGGGTCGGGGGTCAGTGGCTCTGGTCGGCGCTCAACGCGTAACCCATGACGCGCCCCGGCGGCGCTCACCTGCACCCCCAGACGCGCCGCACCCCGGACGCCCGGTGGATCGCGGTCCGCGCGTCCGGGATCGGCGGTGCGCCCCACTCCGGAGCGATCCGTCGGACCTCGGGGTCCATCGGCTGGCCAGGTGAGGACACGGCGGTGGCAGGGGCGAGTGGCCGCCGCCGCGGAGGCGCCGCTACTGTGCGCGCATGTCGTACCGACTCGACGCTGTCGTAGGGGACTTCGACCGTCTGCGCGCGTGGGCCGGAGGAGCGCCCGGAGCGGTGGTGGCCCCGCTCGGGCAGCGCCTGGGACTCCTGCCGCTGTCCGCCGCGCTCCGCGGTGACCTGCCGCGCGTACTCCGCGAGCTCTCGGGCCCCGGCGCACCGGAGCACCGCGATCTGTTCGTCGAAGTGGGACTCGGCCGCGGACGGGACGAGGAGGACTGGCGTCGGGCCGCTCTGGGGGCCCAGGGCGTGGCCGACTATGACGAGTGGTGCGCGACAGCGCGGGTTGAGCGCGACTCGGAGGAGCGTGCCGCGGCGGAGAGAGCCGCACATGAGCGGCTGCGTGGTGTTCCCGTGCCTCTCGACGGCAAGGCGATCATGACGCTGCTCGGTATGCCCGAGGGGCGAACCGTAGGGGCGGCCATCCGCCACCTCCAGCAACTCCGCATCGACCACGGCCCCCTGACCCGCGAGGAAGCCGCATCCGCGCTGCGTGCCTGGGCGGCGGAGCAAGGCGCTCGGCCGTCGAGCCGGCGCCGGCCCTCACCCGGCTCCGAAGGCGGGGGTGGCGGCGAACAGGCGTGAGCAGCGCCGCGTCATGGCCTCGGCGGACTGGTCCGGATGGGCGATCCACCAGCGCACCAGGGCGGTGCACAGCCCTCGCCAGGCGTGCTGGAGGGCGTCGGCGTCCAGCGGGTCTCCCGACATCGGGGCGAGGACGTCGGCGGCGCCCGTCGCGGCGAGCGCGTCGATGGCCTCCCTGTAGTGGGCGGCGCGGCGGGCGGCGGCGCTGTCCGGCGGCAACGTGGTGTCGTAGAGGACGAACCATGCCTCGCGCCGTCCCTCCAGGGCGTCGAACAGCGCGGACAGGACCCTCAGGTGCACAGGGGCCGACTGGGGGGAGTCGTCGGACATGGCGGCCTGAATGGCATGGATCAGCTGCTCCCCGACGGGTTCGAGGCAGGCGATGTAGAGATCCTGCTTGCCGCCGAAGTACTGGTGCAGCAACGGCTTGGTCACGCCCACGCTCGCGGCCACGGCGGCCACGGTGGTGGCGCCGTAGCCCCGGCGGCCGAACTCCTTCGTGGCCGCCTCCCGGACCTGATTCTCGCGCGTGGCTCTGGGGACGCCCTTGGTTCCGGCCCGGGGGGAGCGGGTGGTCGGCCCGACGCGCATCGTTGTCACGTCCTTGATATTACCCTAGGGTAAATTACCTCAGGGTAAATTCCATGGAGAGTTCAGGGAGCACCCGCATGGCCGCTGCCGCCCCAACTCGTCGTGACGCCGACCGAACCCGCTCCTGGTGGGGCTGGGGATACACCGACGCCCAGCCGGACGACGCCGAGTGCGCCGCTCTCGGCGCCCTTCTGCCAGGCACCCTGTCCCGCCCCCTGCCGGTACCGCGCGTCGCGGACCTCTCCATAGGCCGCCCCGCCGTGACACCCCCCACCTCCCTCACCCATCTGGTCACCGCCGACCCCAAAGAGCGCGCCGCACACGCGCAGGGCAAGGCGTACCGGGACATCGCCCGAGCCCTCCGGGGGCGACCGGCGAGACTCCCCGATCTGGTCGCCCACCCCCACTGCGACCAGGACGTGGCCGACCTCCTGCACTGGGCGGGCGAGCACCAGGTGGCCGTGATCCCCTTCGGCGGCGGCTCCTCGGTGGTCGGGGGAGTGGAATACCGCGGGGACGCCCACCGCGCCGTGCTGTCACTCGACACCACCCGCATGGACCGGGTGCTGGAGATCGACCACACCAGCCGCTCCGCCCGCATCCAGGCCGGCGCACTCGGCCCCGCACTCGAGGACCAACTGCGCCCGCACGGAATGACCCTGCGGCACTTCCCGCAGAGCTTCGAGTTCTCGACCCTCGGCGGCTGGCTGGCCACCAGGGCCGGCGGACACTACGCCACCGGCCGCACGCACATCGACGACTTCGTCCAGTCCCTCACCGTGATCACCCCCGCGGGCACCGGCACCTCCTGGCGTCTTCC includes the following:
- a CDS encoding YihY/virulence factor BrkB family protein, giving the protein MTSNTLRTHRSTQGNRSVELMRRTRSNLRKTAVRLWDDNIADFAAALTYYAVLALVPALLVSVSLVGLAGTDTRGRLIRDLTSYAPPESAQVLREALEGLTSAPSSLWPLLVSGVLSALWSASSYLAVFRRALHTMHRLPDTRPPLRSAHVLVLTAGVLLALLVAGAASLVATGPVARRLAAAAGYPGTDAMAFLRWPVLLVIVTALILILYRTGPVQGRGLRRGSAGGLLAALLWLGASGIFTLYTQFGTYSRLYGSLAGIVVFLVWLWFGNLALLAGAQFNAVRARPGERTDEAPAEAGTVSSYR
- a CDS encoding glycosyl hydrolase family 28-related protein, producing the protein MTEQPKTARRALLTGAVAGLAGTALISGGGTAAAATTVAGTPDWFDVKGHGAVGDGSADDTAAVQRALDAAAAAGGGTVYFPVGKYLVKPTGGTPALAVKGDGIRLAGAGAKASMLIKGGDGILLRMSGTGAAYSTGSTHRRYCSVENLGFNGNGKTGLLLELYYNNNSYFRDVFMTSNKDMCIDAVEFWDSRFYNLVIEECTGTAASSTQPNIWLRNASSATEGAWGHSKDNINQIHFIGCRLEAFGTGALWVGQGAVTTNNPNGVYITDCKFETSRMQGGPHLKTDAGCRHVYATNIYCYAGDFAAGTPATARNIISWAASSSALENVVIANRDKATVNAGVALYSGPGSTAVLRNVVGMYATAPTGTHIYYEQSSTGDFRVENSYGTLGAQATGTIPVKNAPNPPLRLVPGPVTDASFTRQPLDGTMAVDSANKRLYVRVGGQWLWSALNA
- a CDS encoding MarR family winged helix-turn-helix transcriptional regulator, which encodes MSLTSAATLATLDRTGPRRITDLAAVEGVTQPAMTALVRVMEESGLVERRGDASDKRVTLVYLTEAGASYVRTRRQAGVHAFERLIGELTGDEIETLVAALPALNHLAELESQGREGPKQ
- a CDS encoding TetR/AcrR family transcriptional regulator, translating into MRVGPTTRSPRAGTKGVPRATRENQVREAATKEFGRRGYGATTVAAVAASVGVTKPLLHQYFGGKQDLYIACLEPVGEQLIHAIQAAMSDDSPQSAPVHLRVLSALFDALEGRREAWFVLYDTTLPPDSAAARRAAHYREAIDALAATGAADVLAPMSGDPLDADALQHAWRGLCTALVRWWIAHPDQSAEAMTRRCSRLFAATPAFGAG
- a CDS encoding MFS transporter, whose amino-acid sequence is MTGQPVGGGTVKAPPVARSEARLLVPALMFIALVVAAVASLGTPLITSVATSFHVTLGSAQWTLTIALLSGAVATPVLGRLGAGPHRRTTILATLAVVVAGSALTVLPLPFAWLLAGRAAQGVGLGLTALMMGVARDHLPEERGAAVIALISVVSIIGAGVGYPLAALLAELGGVRAAYGLGLVVTAAALLTAWRSMPQAPEGRSAHVDVAGAVLLAAALLLVLFLAGERNLWSRHLAVAAGLAVVTVALLCVWAVVELRSTTPLVDVRALRHPAVAGANLAMFVGGIGMYLLLTLITRYAQTPHSTGYGFGLTTFVAGLVLIPFSVLGFVAGKLTPRVRTRITDPLLLAGSAVVVGAGFALFAAARSNPADLFAAMGVLGFGVGGFSAAMPGVILAVTPKSETSSAMSFNYVVRSVGYSLGSAIGGLILAAGTGPGRLFPDDSAYTAAALIGVGAMAITTLTSLALARRRSSETNP